One Macadamia integrifolia cultivar HAES 741 unplaced genomic scaffold, SCU_Mint_v3 scaffold2395, whole genome shotgun sequence genomic window, GGAGCTCTCTCACACCAGCATGGATCGACCTTGGGCTTGGAAGGGAGAATCGCAGCTCACAGGTCTTGTCATTCCAGCTgaggttcagccaaaacaggaAGTGAAAGCATGGAGTTTCCTCTCTAATATCAGGGCTGGGGGAGGGTTTtagaaccagatctgaatctgagttTGATTTCTCAGTACAGAACAAAGTCTTGGATGTAATACTCCAGGTTTTTGATCGCCTGTAGGTAGAGAACCTTCGATCAAGGTCTGGTCTAAGTAGTTCAAGAAAGAAAGAGGTCGACCCACTTATTTGGGGCTGCAACTAtcgcccagaaacagagaacgagagcaggaaaaaaaaaacaaagaagaagaagaagaagaatggagaaaagatgaagaagaaacaagaatggaGAGGAAGATCAGAGAAAGAACTTCAAAAGTGGGAGAACAAGCTTCTCGGCAGCCATACCATTCATTCCAAaaattcaattcttcaaaaactgTTCGTTACTAGAGtattacatggcttataaaagaaaactcaagcatcaaaatggtaactaatttaaaatggaaactaatctaaaattagaagctaaataataccaaaggaaattgtttctaaaaccaaaagcaaatcaaatcaaaggtaaaTTTTCCCTAGACCCATCGCCCAACTGTATCACCTGACCTTTGAGCTGAATCATTAAACTTGAATTTATTTGGCTCTTGATTGAATCAACGAACAAGCCTATTGAAACATGAAACCTAATAAAATCCAATGATCCATTAAAACTTGGACCACTACTCTTGAACCACTCAACTCTTTACTGGCCTtgctaaaaccaaaccaattcgAGCATATATGAACCAACAACTTCATACTAGAATGAATTAACACTGAGCTACCTTGAAACAAAATTGGGCCAGCTGAATCACAATACCAATATCAGTACATTTGAACCATCACCTCAAAAAGACTTCTGTTGAAATCAATTTCAACACCTAATGTGCTGCTCAACACATTGATAACGGTTGATATATAATCTCTAACAGGAAATAGAGAAACAGAAAGAAGATCTGTCCTTTCTAGACCAAGATCCAATCCATATACCACTGAAGAAGAATATTCATGTGCTACTTGAGAAAGGGGTGATCAAGTGTGCTATGTTTCTTTTTCAAGAGACATTAATATATTAGAAACAAAAACGCCAAAATGCTTGAAGGAAAATTGAGTTCTATTTTCCACATAAATTATTTTCTAAGTGGAgatttctttcaagtttcaactagACTATtacttataaaagaaaattacaagaaaaataaaacaggtTTGCAGCATGCCTAACCTAGTAACGGTTCCCTACATGCCACCTAGTTTCTGCCATACATACCTACCAAGGGAAGCCTCCTTGGACACTGATATTTGTCAGGTGGCAGATTAGGTGGGACTCAAACTTCATGGGAAAATGAAGCACGGGATCCCCAATTCATGTCTCAAGTTCCAGCCTGAACTTATAGTTGACAACATggaaaaataaagctttgatAAAATTTGAAATGTCAAACTTTGAAAAAACATTGAAAGAAGCATGAAGTTGAaattaaaaggggaaaatgCCAATACATGTGTTCATATAATTGAGTTTGGCTGAAAATTTGAGACAATCCAAATTTAGATCCATTTCTTCATCTGATTTACTTTAAGTACAAAGACCATTTGGATCATCTGAAAACTCATCATCATGGCCTTACTGGCTCACCCCCTGTTATTATAATTCATCTGTTACAACAGAGTGAGCATTCCATGCCTCTGTTTTTCTTATCATTTATGGACAACAAGGTCATAATCTGCTCAATAAGCATGAAGGCATGGACAAAGATATACATTAAACAGTGCCTACCCAGACAGCTAGCTATGCAGTAATAAAATTCCCAAGAAAGCATCTAAGAATCACAGATATGGTGCAGTTAATGTTGTGCACCTGTGTGGAATCCTTGGGAAAGTTGGTGCAGAAGATAATTAAACAGTTGGGGGTACAGATACTGCTGAACTGTGTATTATATGTGAGATCCTACTAATCCCAAAATGAGAATCCCCTCTCGTGCACTGCCCTTCTTGTTTCAGGCTGTTTGCGAAAATCTCTTTCATGACCAATGGCAGAGGTGCCTCTGGTGTTCTTGCTTGAAGAACCACAAACCACCAGATTCCCCTTCAAATCTGGCAATGGTTGAGCCACAGTTTGCTTACCAGACAACCAAGCCTGAAGCATCTCGCTAGTCTTTGGCTCCGGTAAAAACCCTTTATCTTTCATCTCTTCATAATATTTGAAGGCTTCTTCCAACTTCACATTGAGAAAAAGTCCATGTATTAGGACAATATATGAACTCCGGTCAGGGTTCACTCCATTCTCAGACATTTCCTTCCACAGCCTGAAGACATTTTCAAGCTGACGCCACCGACAAAATTTTCTAATCAACATAATGTAAGTGTCATTAGTTGGGTTACAACCCAATGTTTTCATCTTTTCCAATAGCTCAAACACCTCTTCTCCAGTCTTAAGAACACCAAAAAAGGCATGGTAGGTCCTGATTGAAGGTGAGTGAACCTGCTGCAGCATCTCATCAAAGATCAATTTCGCTTCAACAGTTCGACGGGCCTTGCAGAGAGGCTTGATCAGTGAGTTGTAAGTAACGGCATTCGGGATGAAACCCTTCTCTGCCATTGTCTTCATAAGATTACGGGCCTCTTTCACAAGGTTCCCTTTTGCAAGAGCATAAATGACTGCATTGTAAACCTTCCTGTCTGGGGCAATTTCCAATTCCTTCATTCGGTTAAACAATTTCAGAACATAAGAAAGATTACTGGCTTTCGAGTAGCAAGATATCATACAAGAATACGAAATGGCGTCATGGGAAATCCCTCTTCTATCCATCTCTTTCCAGAACCTCTTTGCCTCGCGCAGATTAACAACAATGTTACACCACCCATTAAGTATGACATTGAAGCTTTTAGTATCAAATGGGAACACCTTCTCATTGCAGAAAAGTAAGTGTTCAGCATCTTGTACATTCTTATACCGACATAAAGCACAGAGAAGGTCTTGGAATTCTTTAATACCAATATCAAATTTAAACCTTTTCAGCGCATAGAATGTGTTGATTGCCTTACCCACATCATGAACAGCAGAGTATCTCCTGATCATGATCAAGAGAGTGTTAGGAGTAACCAGTGAATGCCCATTCCTGCCTCCTCTCATCTCATCAATGAGGGCCCAAGCAGTATCATATTTTCTCATCTTACCCAGAATTGAGATCATAGCGTGGTATTCCTGTACGGAGTGGGCATAATCAGGGCTCTGCTTCCCAGCCCATAGGAAAAAGGTGAAGGCCGCCTCCCAATCGTTCCGAATCCTAGAGAGAACCTCCATGACCAGATCAGATGAGGCAACTATCCCGCATTGATCGAGCTTATGCTTGGCATCAGGGCCACTGCTTCTGAAATTCTGCAGAATACCCATGATTGTCTCGACATTTCGCTTCCAGTTCCCATCTTTGATATCCACTTGTACAGAGTGgatgtcatcatcttcttccccttcatCATCAATATCTGGTTCAACTTTAGGGCTTGTTGTTGCTGGGGTTTGAAACACTGAAGAGCTGCAAAAAGAAAAGCTCTGGCCGAGGAAATGAGGGTTAAGAGGAGGATTCACGGAAGGGATAGGAGTGGAAAGCATCAATTTGGAAGAACTGATGGAATTAAAAAATTGGGTTGTATTGGAACTCCATGAATTGAAATGCGTCGACCCAGTTGAGATCAGAAGAGAGATTAACGCGGGCTTAGAATTTCCTCTTGTGCTCCACATAGTTCTGGTTTATATCTTCGGGGAAAAGAACATTAAGAGATGCAACCAGTGGATCAATAGTGAGGTTGTACCGGCGTcttagaacttttttttttctttgggtaaaaAAGGTCTTAGaagttagggcccgtttgataacgttttaagaaacgcgtttctgtttccagaaacagcaaaaatGGAGCAAAATGCGTTTGATGAAACTGTTTCGTTtgacttatttttagaaatagaaataggaatttttacttatttatggttcaagaaacgacccaggcgaaacaagacttgtttcgccgtttctggaaacgacttgtggcaattctttcactggttaccatcgacttctaaaaacatgacttatcaaacaccttcaattccgtttctatttctagaaacgaaaatatatgtttctgccatttcttgaaacagaaacatcagaaacgttatcaaacgggcccttagaacTTGGAGAGCTGACTCAGTAGACAACCTATTAGAACTTAGAACTTAGAACTTAGAAGTAAGACGTTCGAGACTACGATAAAGTGACCCATATTTCTAAGGTTTACACTAAGGTTGTAAGATTGGCCCGCCTTGAGCCCAAATAGGACCTAGTCAGAGTCAGGTTGGGCCAAATTGAGGCTTCGAATTGAGTCTGACtcagtgagaaaaaaaattaagatatcATACAATGAGCACTCTCATCAACACCACCTAAACTTGAGCAATCAGAAGAAAGAAATCAATTCTAAAGGTAGGAAAAAGTTATGAAGTGAGGCAATCGAAGGGtgggaagaaaatcaagaaatcgTATATGATATATGCTTTGGTTTGTTAAATCTAACCAGTAATAACCAAAGACAGGTATCTGCCAACTCACTTTCTTGATAATCGACGATTTTAACCCAACAGGTGGTACAATAgcttaggctctgtactgtaacattctaaaaaatcaattctgttgtttttttatttttttggaacagaaatagAGTAAAAGTTGTATGGTGAGtccggttcaatttcttgtttttttgtaatgaactggcactttttaagttttagaattcattttttGAAGCATGAAAACCAAGCTTCTCACGATCAGAATCTATTCTGATCAAAAGGCGCTGAATGAAAAGTCCGACTTAAGTACGAAAGGGCAAAATCGACATTTGCCCTTAAAACATAAACAACACTTAAAACTTCAGTCGACCGAACCctaaaactctttctctttcttggaatACCAGAAGAGAGACACAAGAGAAaccccttcctccttcctccttcctccttcctccttcctccttcgccTAACAGTcacttccctcttccttcctcatctcttcattctcCTTCGCTCGAAACCCATCCCTAACCTCCCTCACTGGAAACGAAAATCGGTGATTCTTCATCATCCCTAACCTCCTCGACCAGCGGTGGACACTCCAAGCTCTCCTGGACCAGCGGCTGACACTCCAAGCTCTCCTCGACCAGCGGCGGACACTCCAAGCTCACCTCGACCAGCGGCGGACACTCCAAGCTCCTGCAGAAATAGGTTAGAAACAGAGAAACCCCCTGCTTACCTGCTTTGATGTTGTACAGATGGAAGAGcattttcatctcttttcaGTGATGATCTCTTCTTacattttcctttcatttagTTAGTGAGATGCTGAAAGGAAAAGACTGCCCTTTTTCGtttttgattttctcttttaGGGCCCTATTTTCTCTAGCAAAGCAGCTTCAATATTTGCAGGAGATTCATCATTAGGACTCGATAACATAGAAATAATACTCAATAATATACTTTCAACAGTTTGAACAGGTGACCATCTCTCACTAGCAAGTTCATAGCCATTAGGATCTTCACCAGGAGGATGAAGTATTGATATACAAACTTCACCATCAGGATAAACATTAGGATGCCACATCTCTGAAACAAAATTTAATGATGGAGGACGAAAAGGGTATTCTTCAGGAAACCTCATGATTGCATTAAAACAACCCCATTCATAGAGAGTATCCATTGGTCCTATTATATTAACACTCCATTCATATATGTTGTTTTCATCTACTAAACCCACAGAGAAACCTTCCACTGGATGCTTCAACAGATCTTTAAGTTGTTGTTGAAGGAGAAGGCTTGTTTGAGCAGTTTCTGATTTTGTTGTTGCCATTGGAGAACGTAACAGAACAGAACAGAATAGATCAGATCAGATCACAGAACAGAACAGAGATTGAAACTTTGGAGCAGAAGGGTTTGAAGTGAGATTGATCGATGGggttttgctttgtttttataGAGGCAGATCCGTATATTATTAGTCAAAAACTGATTAGGATTTAGGAGTCTTTAACTCCTAGTGGAAGAAGGATATATGGGAACTTGGTAGATTCCTGATTTCACTTTCCAATTCAATGACTGAAAAAGTCCAGTTTCAAATAAGAAAGTTATTGCAAAGAGGAATCCTTTCGGCTCCGGttgtaaagaaaaataaaaaggaaagtatTAATTTGCAAacttattgaaataaaaaaggaaacttaatGTAATCTTTATCGAACATAAGAAAGGGGTTTAGAAGTAACTTGGGAAGTAAATCATTACAATGTTAGggagaaaaaaatgcaaaaagcattttttttcaggtttctctCTGCTTATGTTGAGCTTCTGATTTGGTAACTAAATTAGAATCTCACTGCTGTTTTTAGTATCTTTTCTGGTTCTGTGTTTTGGTTGGCAGCTTACATTGGAGTGACTGGGTAACTCTGTAAAACTAGAAATCAGTTTCTGGTACAACCCTTGATTCTATGGTTCTTCCTTTGCTGTGTGGTGGCTTAGATCACTGATTCTGCTGATGGGTCTTTCCTCTTTCCttaattttgggtgtttggaGCTTCAAATTAAAATTCTGTAGCGTGTTTTAGGACCAGGAAGTctgttttttttcatttttttttgtagcgTTTGATAATTCGGTTTTCGCTTTTTCCCACAACTCCTCCCACAAGTGAAATTAAGAAGCAGTATAAGAACCACTTCTCTTTTTACAGTTTATGGTTAATTTGTTTTGGTTCTTGTCGTGGATGAGCTATCTCTCTGTacttgggtttgatttgaaGACAGCGGATCTCTCTGTACTTGGGAAATTTGTTTTTGtaaatggaattttatttctacaACGATTACTCtctcattttattgttttttctttttaaagtgtTATGCGAGTTTTGATTTCTCTCTTTAACTTTTGATGTCTGATGTCGGatcatttttcattcataataGTTGGACTCCTCTGGTTTTTCCTATTTACCTCTCTATTATTAACTGTTctatattattgttgttgtttccCAGTTGAGGGTTCCCTTCTCATGCTTTGATTCCCTGGTTTATTGCTATTTTATCTGATGAATAGCTGCCGTTTCATgtttcatatttcatatttaggagaagaataaaagagtCAAATAAGACACAAGAGAAACCTCTCTCCTTATTGTAGTGTAAATCCATTGCATTGTCTGTAACTCTTTATCCCTTGACAAtgaatattttttgtattttgcaCCTTTGTTTATGTAATTTTGGATGCAGTCTGTGAATCCCTTCTGACACCAATGAAAGATAGAGGGTTGACACCTTCAATTGTTCTCATGGGGCTTCATTGTATCCTTATACCTTCTAGAACCTATCATAGATTAAGGGTTAGGGTGCCTTGGTGAAAATCAgtgttttcaatttggattttaaattcatgttctttttttttttttggtaaaatagtgagaaaatgtCAACTTCAAAACAAGCAGTTAATGAGACTGCAAAATGGAGCCAAGCAAATGTAGACACCCTTATTGTTCTGATGGTAGAGGAAGT contains:
- the LOC122066443 gene encoding pentatricopeptide repeat-containing protein At5g15010, mitochondrial-like encodes the protein MWSTRGNSKPALISLLISTGSTHFNSWSSNTTQFFNSISSSKLMLSTPIPSVNPPLNPHFLGQSFSFCSSSVFQTPATTSPKVEPDIDDEGEEDDDIHSVQVDIKDGNWKRNVETIMGILQNFRSSGPDAKHKLDQCGIVASSDLVMEVLSRIRNDWEAAFTFFLWAGKQSPDYAHSVQEYHAMISILGKMRKYDTAWALIDEMRGGRNGHSLVTPNTLLIMIRRYSAVHDVGKAINTFYALKRFKFDIGIKEFQDLLCALCRYKNVQDAEHLLFCNEKVFPFDTKSFNVILNGWCNIVVNLREAKRFWKEMDRRGISHDAISYSCMISCYSKASNLSYVLKLFNRMKELEIAPDRKVYNAVIYALAKGNLVKEARNLMKTMAEKGFIPNAVTYNSLIKPLCKARRTVEAKLIFDEMLQQVHSPSIRTYHAFFGVLKTGEEVFELLEKMKTLGCNPTNDTYIMLIRKFCRWRQLENVFRLWKEMSENGVNPDRSSYIVLIHGLFLNVKLEEAFKYYEEMKDKGFLPEPKTSEMLQAWLSGKQTVAQPLPDLKGNLVVCGSSSKNTRGTSAIGHERDFRKQPETRRAVHERGFSFWD
- the LOC122066446 gene encoding ubiquitin-conjugating enzyme E2 7-like; the encoded protein is MATTKSETAQTSLLLQQQLKDLLKHPVEGFSVGLVDENNIYEWSVNIIGPMDTLYEWGCFNAIMRFPEEYPFRPPSLNFVSEMWHPNVYPDGEVCISILHPPGEDPNGYELASERWSPVQTELGVSAAGRGELGVSAAGRGELGVSAAGPGELGVSTAGRGG